The following are encoded in a window of Sulfitobacter sp. S190 genomic DNA:
- a CDS encoding cache domain-containing protein has product MRLLRSYISFSYAQKLTLLASVPLVLAVAAIAVLVAAQSRALADREINALETQLIEAKKAELRNYVTQARNGFYFIYGPAAPNDVGAKERVAQILSAMIYGEEGQFFVYDYDGNAIVSPRETERIGGNFTGEADAQGTPVVDRLIEIARDGAGYHTYMWPKPSTGEIAQKISYVTSFPSWQWAVGTGVFIDDVLATVATARADVEERVQRTFIYIGAITLAALLLVFGTGMGLNLRERRLADAKLKKLTQRVFDAQEEERGRVARELHDGISQILVGVRYALDNARRRLERGDPKAKEPLGKGIASLSEAISEVRRISRDLRPGVLDDLGLGPALKTLAEEFEARTGITVSYSTVVFRNRLDNNSKIALYRIAQEALTNIERHAAATHVTVDLRGHRRGATLSITDNGRGFEPRRGTAGLGLRNMQERIDQLGGSLHLRPQLGKGTQIEASVPLTHMLPPETDGANETRKALT; this is encoded by the coding sequence ATGCGACTGCTGCGCTCCTACATCTCGTTTTCCTACGCCCAGAAACTGACCCTTCTGGCGAGCGTTCCATTGGTTCTGGCCGTTGCGGCGATTGCGGTTCTTGTTGCCGCACAATCGCGGGCTCTGGCCGACCGCGAGATCAATGCGCTTGAGACACAGCTGATCGAGGCCAAGAAGGCCGAGTTGCGCAATTACGTCACGCAGGCGCGCAACGGCTTCTATTTCATCTATGGGCCTGCAGCCCCCAATGATGTCGGGGCCAAGGAAAGGGTCGCCCAGATCCTGTCGGCGATGATCTACGGCGAGGAAGGCCAGTTTTTCGTCTACGACTACGACGGAAACGCGATTGTCAGCCCGCGCGAAACCGAACGCATCGGCGGCAATTTTACCGGCGAAGCTGACGCGCAGGGCACGCCCGTCGTCGACCGGTTGATCGAGATCGCGCGCGACGGCGCAGGTTATCACACCTATATGTGGCCCAAGCCCTCGACCGGCGAAATCGCCCAGAAGATTTCCTATGTGACGTCCTTCCCGTCCTGGCAGTGGGCGGTCGGCACGGGCGTATTCATCGACGATGTGCTGGCCACCGTCGCGACCGCCCGCGCGGACGTCGAAGAACGCGTGCAGCGCACATTCATCTATATCGGCGCGATCACCCTCGCCGCTTTGCTGTTGGTCTTTGGCACGGGCATGGGGCTCAACCTGCGCGAACGGCGGCTTGCCGACGCGAAGCTGAAAAAGCTCACGCAAAGGGTGTTCGATGCGCAGGAGGAAGAGCGCGGCCGCGTTGCACGCGAATTGCATGACGGGATCAGCCAGATTCTTGTCGGTGTGCGCTACGCGTTGGACAATGCCCGAAGGCGTCTGGAACGGGGCGACCCCAAGGCAAAGGAACCGCTTGGCAAAGGCATCGCATCGCTGAGCGAGGCCATTTCCGAAGTGCGCAGGATCAGCCGCGATCTGCGCCCCGGTGTGCTTGACGATCTGGGGCTCGGTCCGGCACTCAAGACGCTCGCCGAGGAGTTCGAAGCGCGCACTGGTATCACTGTGAGCTATTCAACGGTGGTGTTTCGCAACCGTCTGGACAACAACTCGAAGATTGCCCTTTACCGCATTGCCCAGGAAGCCCTGACGAATATCGAACGCCACGCGGCCGCCACGCATGTCACCGTCGATCTGCGCGGACACCGCCGCGGCGCCACGCTATCGATTACCGACAATGGCCGCGGCTTTGAGCCCCGGCGCGGCACCGCGGGGCTGGGCCTGCGAAACATGCAGGAACGGATCGATCAGCTGGGCGGAAGCTTGCATCTGAGGCCACAACTTGGCAAAGGCACGCAAA
- a CDS encoding TRAP transporter substrate-binding protein, with the protein MDRRSFLKTSALGGSAAAATTLAAPAYAAGHQTLTMVTSWPRGFAVLDDAASYLNTMVNEMSDGTLTIEKKAPGELVGAFEVFDAVSSGQADMYHSADYYFIGQHPAYAYYTAVPFGGTAQELTNWYHHGGGHELHNELGEIFNLKSFLAGNSGSQSGGWFRNEIGSAADFNGLKFRMPGLGGKVLGKLGASVQNIPGGELYQALSSGALDGLEWVGPFADERAGFQEVAKVYYTAGFHEPGSGLAAAVNLDVFNDLSPAHQKIIEYACMATTHVQLAQTLANNGAALSRLQQQGVKTMQFSDDVWDAFGAASAEVMDENMGDELFAKTRESFEASLTSSAEWLSKSDAFYVEQRERVRNAG; encoded by the coding sequence ATGGATCGTCGTTCATTTTTGAAGACATCTGCCCTGGGCGGTTCGGCCGCTGCAGCAACAACACTCGCGGCACCGGCTTACGCGGCCGGTCACCAGACCCTGACAATGGTCACATCCTGGCCCCGCGGCTTCGCCGTTCTGGATGATGCGGCATCTTACCTCAACACGATGGTAAACGAGATGTCCGATGGCACCCTGACCATCGAGAAGAAAGCCCCCGGCGAGCTGGTTGGTGCGTTCGAAGTATTTGACGCCGTGTCCTCGGGTCAGGCAGATATGTATCACTCGGCCGACTATTACTTCATCGGCCAGCACCCTGCGTATGCCTATTACACAGCCGTTCCATTCGGCGGCACAGCGCAAGAGCTGACAAACTGGTATCACCACGGTGGCGGCCATGAGCTGCACAACGAACTGGGTGAAATCTTCAACCTGAAATCCTTCCTGGCCGGGAACTCCGGGTCCCAGTCGGGCGGTTGGTTCCGCAACGAAATCGGCTCCGCTGCCGACTTCAACGGCCTGAAATTCCGCATGCCGGGTCTGGGTGGCAAGGTGCTGGGCAAACTGGGCGCATCCGTTCAGAACATCCCCGGTGGTGAGCTTTATCAGGCGCTGTCCTCGGGTGCGCTGGACGGTCTGGAGTGGGTTGGCCCGTTCGCAGACGAACGCGCCGGCTTCCAGGAAGTGGCGAAGGTCTACTACACCGCTGGTTTCCACGAGCCGGGTTCGGGTCTGGCCGCAGCTGTCAACCTCGACGTCTTCAACGACCTGTCTCCCGCACACCAGAAGATCATCGAGTACGCATGCATGGCAACAACGCACGTTCAGCTGGCCCAGACACTGGCCAACAACGGTGCCGCTCTGTCGCGTCTGCAGCAGCAAGGTGTGAAAACCATGCAGTTCTCCGATGACGTATGGGATGCCTTCGGTGCCGCATCCGCAGAAGTCATGGATGAAAACATGGGTGACGAGCTGTTTGCGAAAAC